A window from uncultured Desulfobacter sp. encodes these proteins:
- a CDS encoding DUF309 domain-containing protein has product MMTKPFNPFENRTDRDVRNLLGSAFIGALHKDDPALVVRTVSVLAQKILPDPAQIYIKERSERYDDVLAQITAHPALASDIYALAGLLWDESLFFECHEWLEQNYRNLQGQEKKILQAMIRTAGTFELLTYNRKKAAVSVASKAVAVLEEHLLQVPESFNIGPKITRLKTVINEA; this is encoded by the coding sequence ATGATGACAAAACCATTCAACCCTTTTGAAAACCGGACGGACCGGGACGTCAGAAATCTTCTGGGCAGTGCGTTTATCGGCGCACTGCATAAAGATGATCCGGCCCTTGTGGTCCGGACCGTTTCAGTTCTGGCACAAAAAATATTGCCTGATCCGGCCCAAATTTACATCAAAGAGCGGTCTGAGAGGTATGACGATGTGTTGGCACAGATTACGGCACATCCGGCATTGGCTTCCGATATATATGCTCTGGCCGGTCTGCTCTGGGATGAATCCCTTTTTTTTGAATGCCATGAATGGTTAGAACAAAATTACAGGAATCTTCAGGGGCAGGAGAAGAAAATTTTGCAGGCAATGATACGTACTGCAGGTACGTTTGAATTGCTGACGTATAACCGGAAAAAAGCAGCTGTGTCAGTGGCATCAAAAGCTGTGGCCGTGCTAGAAGAACATTTATTGCAAGTTCCGGAGTCGTTTAATATCGGGCCCAAAATAACCCGGTTGAAAACCGTTATCAACGAGGCCTGA
- a CDS encoding gamma-glutamyl-gamma-aminobutyrate hydrolase family protein (Members of this family of hydrolases with an active site Cys residue belong to MEROPS family C26.), with the protein MSVFIAICANTEYNKNGQTITSVPVAYNNCVQQTGAVPVILPPCRDEKTIALMLSRVSGLILPGGLDIDAHYFNQTMHPACRASDPELDLFQITLVKLAVEMEIPILGICRGAQVTNVALGGSLIQDIPSLLPESNIDHMQKVFSFDTDHDVRFDPGSRLYSLFGASMRINSRHHQSIDVPGKGLRITAWAPDGVAEGAEHESLPIYLVQWHPELLMQKSDSMRPLFDRFIYHCEEKQGRMK; encoded by the coding sequence ATGTCCGTTTTCATCGCCATTTGCGCCAATACCGAATACAATAAAAATGGCCAGACCATCACCAGTGTCCCCGTGGCATACAACAATTGTGTTCAGCAAACAGGTGCTGTGCCTGTTATCCTGCCGCCTTGCCGGGATGAAAAAACCATAGCCCTGATGCTGTCCCGGGTCAGCGGCCTGATTCTTCCCGGCGGCCTGGACATAGATGCCCATTACTTTAATCAAACAATGCATCCGGCATGCCGGGCCAGTGATCCCGAGCTGGATCTGTTTCAGATTACCCTGGTGAAACTGGCCGTGGAAATGGAAATACCCATCCTGGGTATTTGCCGGGGAGCCCAGGTGACAAACGTGGCTTTGGGTGGGTCACTGATCCAGGATATCCCAAGCCTATTGCCTGAATCCAATATTGACCACATGCAGAAAGTGTTCTCCTTTGATACGGACCATGATGTCCGGTTTGATCCGGGGTCCCGGCTCTACAGCCTGTTTGGTGCGTCCATGCGTATCAACTCCCGGCATCATCAGTCAATTGATGTCCCGGGCAAAGGCCTACGAATCACTGCATGGGCCCCGGATGGCGTCGCCGAAGGAGCGGAGCACGAATCGCTGCCCATTTACCTTGTGCAGTGGCACCCTGAACTGCTCATGCAAAAAAGTGACAGCATGCGGCCTTTATTTGATCGATTTATTTATCACTGCGAAGAAAAGCAAGGGCGCATGAAATAA
- a CDS encoding cytochrome c3 family protein gives MKRLFLIAVPCFAFAFIFTGLALAAEDAEATFKLPTGTMTLQAPEDAEHKATLSPVNFPHSLHFSYSCQECHHTWDGNGPIQGCGTSGCHENFWVPKPGQVDGSGNKAKSLVGAYHQACRDCHRKEGDAQKAAGSKSIVTGPVACAGCHPDPHSEVVESDEALSVPMGIVTIAPPEGVKATRGTVGFPHGLHFQFACKSCHHDWDGESEVEACSSCHNETEPAGGRNIKSEENVMYYLAAYHNVCVTCHRDTDKKRQVAMAQGKTGAELPKAAPVNCNGCHSPS, from the coding sequence ATGAAACGATTATTTCTCATTGCAGTACCCTGTTTTGCTTTTGCTTTTATTTTTACGGGCCTTGCCCTTGCTGCTGAAGACGCGGAAGCGACATTCAAACTTCCCACCGGCACCATGACCTTACAGGCCCCTGAAGATGCCGAACACAAAGCCACATTGTCCCCGGTTAATTTTCCCCATTCCCTTCATTTTTCATATTCCTGCCAAGAGTGTCATCATACTTGGGATGGAAACGGCCCCATACAAGGTTGTGGGACAAGCGGCTGCCATGAAAATTTCTGGGTCCCGAAACCCGGTCAGGTGGATGGATCGGGAAATAAGGCAAAATCCCTGGTGGGTGCCTATCACCAGGCATGCCGGGACTGTCACAGAAAAGAAGGGGATGCGCAAAAGGCCGCCGGTTCAAAAAGTATCGTGACAGGGCCTGTTGCCTGTGCCGGATGTCATCCTGATCCCCATTCCGAGGTTGTGGAAAGTGATGAAGCGCTGTCAGTTCCAATGGGTATCGTTACCATAGCCCCCCCTGAAGGGGTTAAGGCCACAAGGGGAACTGTTGGTTTTCCCCACGGACTTCATTTTCAGTTCGCCTGTAAATCCTGCCACCATGACTGGGACGGTGAAAGCGAAGTTGAGGCGTGTTCTTCTTGCCACAATGAAACCGAGCCCGCGGGCGGCAGAAATATCAAATCCGAAGAAAACGTGATGTACTATCTGGCTGCCTACCACAATGTCTGTGTAACCTGCCACAGGGATACGGACAAGAAACGCCAGGTAGCCATGGCGCAGGGCAAGACAGGTGCTGAGCTTCCCAAAGCTGCGCCCGTGAATTGCAACGGTTGCCACAGTCCGTCCTAA
- the tmk gene encoding dTMP kinase — MEKANKGCFVVFEGIDGSGKSTQTQLLCKRLASINTQVVATCEPTDGPVGRLLRQMLSGKLPADQRTIASLFAADRTEHLMDPETGIRHLVDNGATVVCDRYYFSSYAYHSQYMDMEWVIQANRLNADILKPDITLFIDVDPEICLKRLQTTRKHLEIYEKIDILKQVRANYLAAFRRLENQECVAVIDGNDSVENIANAVWDQVCLVI, encoded by the coding sequence TTGGAGAAAGCAAATAAAGGCTGCTTTGTGGTGTTTGAAGGTATTGACGGGTCGGGCAAAAGTACCCAGACACAACTGCTGTGCAAGCGTCTGGCATCGATCAATACCCAGGTTGTTGCCACATGCGAACCCACCGACGGACCTGTGGGGCGACTGCTTCGTCAGATGCTGTCCGGCAAACTGCCCGCGGACCAGCGAACCATTGCAAGTCTTTTTGCCGCAGACCGCACCGAGCATCTGATGGATCCGGAGACCGGCATCCGGCATTTGGTGGATAATGGTGCGACAGTGGTGTGTGACAGGTATTATTTTTCTTCCTATGCCTATCACAGCCAATATATGGATATGGAGTGGGTGATCCAGGCCAATCGGCTTAATGCCGATATTTTAAAACCGGACATCACCCTGTTTATTGATGTGGACCCCGAAATCTGCCTGAAGCGGCTTCAAACCACCAGAAAACATCTTGAAATCTATGAAAAAATAGATATCCTGAAGCAGGTGCGGGCAAATTATTTGGCAGCGTTTCGCCGCTTGGAAAACCAGGAGTGTGTGGCTGTGATTGATGGAAATGATTCTGTGGAAAACATAGCCAATGCGGTCTGGGATCAGGTCTGCCTGGTAATTTAA
- a CDS encoding DUF3842 family protein, translated as MKKVCVIDGQGGGIGSTVIKRIKERFEESVEVIALGTNAIATAQMLKARANKGASGTNAIVQTVKDADMIIGTVGIIMPHSMMGEVTPRMAEAVSCSPAKKVLLPLTQENIAIVGVVGAPLPQLVDELLEAYFPLS; from the coding sequence ATGAAAAAAGTGTGTGTTATTGATGGTCAGGGCGGCGGTATCGGATCAACCGTAATCAAGCGGATCAAGGAGCGGTTTGAGGAATCCGTTGAGGTGATCGCCCTTGGCACCAACGCCATTGCCACGGCCCAGATGCTCAAAGCAAGGGCAAATAAGGGGGCTTCGGGCACCAATGCCATTGTGCAGACGGTTAAGGATGCGGATATGATAATCGGTACCGTGGGGATCATCATGCCCCACTCCATGATGGGGGAGGTGACCCCCCGAATGGCTGAAGCCGTATCCTGCTCCCCGGCCAAAAAGGTGCTTTTGCCGCTGACCCAGGAAAATATTGCCATTGTCGGGGTGGTGGGGGCGCCGCTGCCGCAGCTGGTGGATGAATTATTGGAAGCGTATTTCCCTCTGTCGTAA
- a CDS encoding CooT family nickel-binding protein has translation MCEANAYLIDESGQESLFLEAVDKVESEEDGIRLVSIFGEQKFIKGKIDSLSLVDHKVFIKPE, from the coding sequence ATGTGTGAAGCCAATGCATATCTTATAGACGAAAGTGGCCAGGAATCTTTGTTTCTGGAGGCTGTGGACAAGGTAGAATCCGAAGAGGACGGCATTCGCCTGGTCTCCATTTTTGGTGAACAAAAATTTATAAAAGGCAAGATTGACTCTTTATCTCTGGTGGACCATAAGGTATTTATCAAACCTGAATAG
- the gltA gene encoding NADPH-dependent glutamate synthase, whose translation MAENKVKVDRVVMPEQDPDVRRRNFLEVPLGLSEEMAITEAKRCIQCKKPACMEGCPVSVAIPEFIKCIADGNFSAAARKLWERNALPAVCGRVCPQEEQCEGNCILGKKGKPVAIGYLERFAADWERKNGTGEVPAVAEKTGKKVAVIGSGPSGLTVAGDLLVKGHDVTIFEAFHKPGGVLVYGIPEFRLPKEIVAAEVATLEKMGATIECNTVIGATVTIDELFAEGFDAAYIGVGAGLPRFMNLPGENLIGIYSANEYLTRTNLMKGYLFPQYDTPIARGKNVVVLGAGNVAMDSARTAMRLGAETVKVVYRRSRDEMPARNEELHHAEEEKIEFVLLTNPTKFYGDEDGRLTGMECVKMELGEPDASGRRRPVTIEDSEFNIDCDLVVVSVGSNANPLLTNSTPNLNLNKWGNIIADPVTGKTSKKGVWAGGDIVTGAATVILAMGAGRAAANSMHDYLTIGW comes from the coding sequence ATGGCAGAGAATAAAGTAAAAGTTGACCGGGTAGTGATGCCGGAACAAGACCCGGACGTTCGGCGCAGAAATTTTTTAGAAGTTCCCTTAGGTCTTTCCGAAGAGATGGCCATAACCGAAGCAAAACGTTGTATCCAGTGCAAGAAACCCGCCTGCATGGAGGGATGTCCGGTTTCAGTCGCCATTCCGGAGTTTATCAAATGCATAGCCGATGGTAATTTTAGCGCTGCTGCTAGAAAACTGTGGGAACGCAATGCCCTTCCCGCTGTCTGCGGCAGAGTCTGCCCCCAGGAAGAACAATGCGAAGGCAACTGCATTTTAGGTAAAAAAGGCAAGCCGGTTGCCATTGGATATCTGGAACGATTTGCTGCAGACTGGGAGCGTAAAAACGGAACAGGCGAAGTGCCTGCAGTGGCTGAAAAAACCGGTAAGAAAGTGGCGGTTATCGGCTCCGGCCCCTCGGGCCTGACCGTGGCTGGCGATCTTTTGGTCAAGGGACACGATGTCACTATTTTTGAAGCGTTTCACAAACCCGGCGGGGTTCTGGTGTATGGTATCCCCGAATTCCGTCTGCCCAAAGAGATTGTTGCGGCAGAAGTGGCCACCCTTGAAAAGATGGGCGCAACCATTGAATGTAACACCGTCATCGGGGCCACCGTCACCATTGACGAACTATTTGCCGAAGGCTTCGACGCCGCATACATCGGTGTGGGCGCAGGACTTCCCAGATTCATGAACCTGCCCGGCGAAAACCTCATCGGTATTTATTCCGCCAATGAATACCTGACCCGGACCAACCTGATGAAAGGATATCTGTTCCCGCAATACGATACGCCCATTGCCCGGGGTAAAAACGTCGTGGTGCTTGGCGCCGGTAACGTGGCCATGGACTCGGCCAGAACCGCCATGCGTTTAGGTGCTGAAACCGTCAAGGTTGTGTACAGACGATCCAGGGATGAAATGCCCGCAAGAAACGAAGAGTTGCACCATGCAGAAGAAGAAAAAATCGAGTTTGTCCTGCTGACCAACCCCACAAAATTCTATGGTGATGAGGATGGACGCCTGACTGGCATGGAATGTGTAAAAATGGAATTGGGCGAACCGGATGCGTCCGGCCGCCGCCGTCCTGTAACCATAGAAGACAGCGAGTTCAACATCGACTGTGACCTGGTTGTGGTGTCCGTGGGCTCCAACGCCAATCCGCTGCTCACCAACTCCACCCCGAATCTGAATTTGAACAAATGGGGAAATATTATCGCAGACCCCGTCACCGGAAAAACATCCAAAAAAGGTGTATGGGCCGGTGGTGACATTGTCACTGGTGCTGCCACGGTTATTCTTGCCATGGGTGCAGGACGTGCCGCAGCCAACTCCATGCACGACTATTTGACCATTGGCTGGTAA
- a CDS encoding sulfide/dihydroorotate dehydrogenase-like FAD/NAD-binding protein codes for MAKIVHREELAQGTIILNEIDAPRISRKAKPGQFVILQADETGERVPLTMADTNPEKGTITIIYMVVGKSTARFKDLKVGEEYYALIGPLGAPTHIEKLGKVVCVGGGTGIAVLHPIARALKKAGNEVISILGSRTYDLLILEDKMREASNTLHICTDDGSKGHHGFVTDILKETIEKEDIALVVAIGPIPMMKFCSLITKDKGVKTMVSLNPIMVDGTGMCGGCRVSIGGKTKFACVDGPEFDGHQVDFDGLAKRLASYSEVEKQSMDAYNKCQCNSK; via the coding sequence ATGGCAAAAATAGTGCATCGTGAGGAATTGGCCCAAGGGACCATTATCCTCAACGAAATAGACGCGCCCCGCATATCCAGAAAGGCCAAGCCCGGTCAGTTTGTCATTCTTCAGGCAGACGAAACCGGTGAACGCGTCCCGTTGACCATGGCGGACACAAACCCCGAAAAAGGCACCATCACCATTATTTATATGGTTGTCGGCAAATCCACGGCCCGGTTCAAGGATCTTAAGGTCGGCGAGGAATACTATGCACTCATCGGTCCTCTGGGAGCACCCACCCACATCGAGAAATTAGGAAAAGTTGTTTGCGTAGGCGGCGGAACCGGTATTGCCGTTCTTCATCCCATTGCACGCGCTCTAAAGAAAGCCGGCAATGAAGTCATCTCAATTCTGGGCTCCAGAACTTACGACCTGCTTATCTTGGAAGATAAGATGCGAGAGGCTTCCAATACTCTTCATATTTGCACAGATGACGGTTCCAAGGGCCACCACGGATTTGTAACGGATATACTCAAAGAGACCATCGAAAAGGAGGATATTGCCCTGGTTGTGGCCATCGGCCCCATTCCCATGATGAAGTTCTGCAGCCTGATTACCAAGGATAAAGGCGTCAAAACCATGGTCAGCCTCAACCCCATCATGGTGGACGGCACAGGGATGTGCGGCGGATGTCGGGTATCCATCGGCGGAAAAACAAAATTCGCATGTGTGGACGGCCCTGAATTTGACGGTCACCAGGTTGATTTTGATGGCCTTGCCAAACGGCTTGCATCCTATTCGGAAGTTGAAAAACAATCCATGGATGCTTACAACAAATGTCAATGCAATTCAAAATAA
- a CDS encoding phosphoenolpyruvate carboxykinase (GTP): protein MDPLRTLGKIISPNQALNLFASILDSTQSAKLAKIKHPDVLVRIANAIALCRPSNVFINTGSDEDKEIIRKIALEKGEENALAMDGHTIHFDLAGEQGRIVDRTYYIAEPEDRVSSLANRMPPEKAVQEIEDHMSGIMENLTMIVGFYMRGPVGSPAANPALELTSSAYISHSAELLYRNAFDYFDREVEQKGYFFTNVHSEGLNRTEDLPHARVFMDRKHQTTYAWKCTYAGNTLLLKKGNHRFAVDKAVYQDRGRELSEHMFITGIGGPGGRTTWCAGAAPSGCGKTTTAMAGNVFIGDDLAQMWIAQDGTIRTINPENGIFGIVEGVNDEGDPLLMRVLRQPGCEVIWSNVLMDEELKPHWVGNMEPAPQKGINFQGEWYQGKTNDKAEPIPISHPNSRCTLASECLENYSCEAANPEGVVTRIFTYSGRDADTMPPVWVAKNPDAGVVIGACIVSASTATEVGVSGIKRAPWANAPFIPGALGDYMDAQFKFFNNPDIKEPFQPVMAGLNYFLTHQARGGDSKKLLGEKRDVKVWLAWLERYAHNEVGHLPTPIGNLPCYEDLAALFKQIIDKDYPRSLYDMQFALYTEKIIQRIELQQAAYAEEENLPEKLFEILAAQKSDLLNLKEKAGDVILPDYFENRM, encoded by the coding sequence ATGGACCCCTTACGCACCCTTGGGAAAATCATCTCTCCCAATCAGGCCCTAAATCTGTTTGCATCAATACTTGACAGCACACAATCCGCAAAACTTGCCAAGATCAAACACCCGGATGTACTGGTCCGTATCGCCAACGCCATTGCCCTTTGCAGGCCGTCAAACGTATTTATAAATACCGGATCAGACGAAGACAAGGAAATCATCCGCAAAATTGCCCTGGAAAAGGGCGAAGAAAACGCCCTGGCCATGGACGGTCACACCATCCATTTTGACCTGGCCGGCGAGCAGGGCAGAATCGTGGACCGCACCTATTACATTGCTGAACCCGAAGACCGGGTATCCAGCCTTGCCAACCGGATGCCCCCTGAAAAAGCCGTGCAGGAGATTGAAGATCACATGTCCGGTATCATGGAAAACCTGACCATGATCGTGGGATTTTATATGAGGGGACCTGTGGGCTCTCCTGCAGCCAACCCAGCGTTGGAACTGACCTCCTCAGCCTATATATCCCACAGCGCGGAACTGCTGTATCGAAACGCATTTGATTATTTTGACCGTGAAGTTGAACAAAAGGGATATTTTTTCACCAACGTACACTCCGAAGGCTTGAACCGCACCGAGGATCTTCCCCATGCCCGGGTGTTCATGGACCGCAAACACCAGACCACCTATGCCTGGAAATGCACCTATGCCGGCAACACCCTGCTGCTTAAAAAAGGCAATCACAGGTTTGCTGTGGACAAGGCTGTATACCAGGACCGGGGCCGGGAGTTGTCCGAACATATGTTCATTACCGGCATCGGAGGTCCTGGGGGCCGGACCACCTGGTGTGCCGGGGCGGCCCCTTCGGGATGCGGAAAAACCACAACGGCCATGGCCGGCAATGTATTTATCGGGGACGACCTGGCCCAGATGTGGATCGCCCAGGACGGCACCATTCGGACCATCAACCCCGAAAACGGGATCTTCGGCATTGTGGAAGGTGTAAATGATGAAGGTGATCCTTTGTTGATGAGGGTATTGCGGCAGCCCGGGTGCGAGGTGATCTGGTCAAACGTCCTGATGGACGAAGAGCTTAAACCCCACTGGGTCGGTAATATGGAGCCTGCCCCCCAAAAAGGGATCAACTTTCAGGGTGAATGGTACCAGGGAAAAACAAACGACAAGGCAGAGCCCATCCCCATTTCCCATCCCAACTCCAGATGTACCCTGGCCTCGGAATGCCTGGAGAACTACTCTTGTGAAGCAGCCAATCCCGAAGGGGTGGTGACACGGATATTCACCTATTCGGGCAGGGATGCGGACACCATGCCGCCGGTGTGGGTGGCAAAGAACCCGGATGCCGGTGTGGTGATCGGTGCCTGTATCGTCTCTGCCAGCACGGCCACGGAGGTCGGGGTTTCCGGCATTAAACGCGCCCCCTGGGCCAATGCCCCTTTTATTCCCGGCGCACTGGGCGATTACATGGATGCCCAGTTCAAATTTTTCAACAACCCGGATATTAAGGAACCGTTCCAACCAGTGATGGCAGGCCTGAACTACTTTCTGACCCACCAGGCCCGGGGCGGCGATTCAAAAAAGCTTCTCGGGGAGAAAAGGGACGTCAAAGTGTGGCTGGCATGGCTGGAAAGATATGCACACAACGAAGTCGGACACCTGCCGACACCCATCGGCAACCTGCCCTGTTACGAGGATCTGGCCGCGCTGTTCAAGCAGATCATTGACAAGGACTACCCAAGGTCCCTGTATGACATGCAGTTTGCCCTGTACACCGAAAAAATCATCCAGCGCATTGAACTGCAGCAAGCCGCATACGCAGAGGAAGAAAACCTTCCCGAAAAACTGTTTGAAATTCTTGCGGCACAAAAATCAGACCTGCTGAATCTAAAAGAAAAAGCAGGAGATGTGATCCTGCCGGATTACTTTGAAAACCGAATGTAA
- a CDS encoding PHP domain-containing protein: MTHIFADLHNHTTASDGDFSPGELVARAAGLGIKVLGVTDHDTLDGLEPALAAGGPQGVEVFPGVEISVRFKREFFTGTLHVLTYFSKALLKDAGFVSRFKTLLAQGRGEALVRARIDKINEEFGPGGRSALLSRDLTFEDIAAYSDNASRRHFAMALDEKLGISDKDTITQIIGNDSPAYLPSGVDLDLVKGFLTTEPVVGVLAHPAAGSFPGEGHYKEVLPPIETVSRLLPEMLDAGVKGLEVHYPGHIQEHRALLLAWAQKYGLLVTGGSDCHDNAKRPLGAAGAGEQEFERLKQEVLCAEKKSR, encoded by the coding sequence ATGACACATATATTTGCAGATTTGCACAATCATACCACCGCGTCTGACGGGGATTTTTCCCCCGGTGAACTGGTTGCCCGGGCCGCGGGGTTAGGGATTAAGGTTTTAGGCGTCACAGACCATGATACCCTCGACGGACTTGAGCCGGCATTGGCGGCTGGCGGCCCCCAAGGGGTCGAGGTGTTCCCCGGTGTGGAGATCTCCGTGCGCTTCAAGCGGGAATTTTTCACGGGCACCTTGCACGTGCTGACCTATTTTTCAAAGGCGCTGTTAAAAGACGCCGGGTTTGTCTCACGGTTTAAAACGCTGTTGGCCCAGGGTCGGGGAGAGGCGCTGGTCCGGGCAAGAATTGATAAAATCAATGAGGAGTTTGGCCCTGGCGGTCGGTCTGCTTTGCTGTCAAGGGATTTGACCTTTGAGGATATTGCCGCCTATTCGGACAATGCCTCCCGGCGTCATTTTGCCATGGCCCTGGACGAAAAACTGGGTATTTCAGACAAAGACACCATTACCCAAATCATCGGCAACGACAGTCCCGCCTATCTGCCGTCTGGGGTGGATCTTGACCTGGTAAAAGGTTTTTTGACAACCGAACCTGTGGTTGGGGTGCTGGCCCACCCGGCCGCCGGATCTTTTCCCGGGGAGGGACATTACAAGGAGGTGCTGCCGCCCATAGAGACCGTGTCCCGCCTGCTGCCCGAGATGCTGGATGCCGGAGTCAAAGGCCTTGAGGTCCATTATCCGGGCCATATTCAGGAACACAGGGCGCTGTTGCTGGCGTGGGCACAAAAATATGGACTGCTTGTCACCGGCGGTTCCGACTGCCATGACAATGCCAAACGTCCTTTGGGGGCTGCCGGGGCCGGTGAACAGGAATTTGAGCGGTTAAAACAGGAGGTATTGTGCGCAGAAAAGAAAAGCAGATAA
- a CDS encoding pyridoxamine 5'-phosphate oxidase family protein codes for MRRKEKQITDQEQIDDIINQAKVCRLGLSDNGQPYVVPLHFGYDHPFLYFHGADTGRKLDILAANPQVCFEFDELIKLNKHASACNWGTSYTSIIGEGTARILVDPDEKIKGLNCIMAQYSSRTHEFDPQDLAQTAVIEVKILDMTAKLSG; via the coding sequence GTGCGCAGAAAAGAAAAGCAGATAACGGATCAGGAGCAGATTGACGACATCATAAATCAGGCCAAAGTCTGCCGCCTGGGCCTGTCAGACAACGGGCAGCCCTATGTGGTGCCCTTGCATTTCGGGTATGATCATCCTTTTTTATATTTTCATGGGGCAGATACGGGGCGCAAGCTTGATATTCTGGCGGCCAATCCACAGGTCTGCTTTGAATTTGATGAACTGATAAAGCTGAATAAACACGCCTCTGCCTGCAACTGGGGAACATCCTATACCAGCATTATCGGCGAAGGAACGGCACGTATTCTTGTTGATCCGGATGAAAAAATTAAAGGCCTGAACTGCATCATGGCCCAATATTCCTCCCGCACCCATGAATTTGATCCCCAGGATCTGGCCCAAACGGCCGTGATTGAGGTCAAGATTCTGGATATGACAGCGAAACTGTCCGGGTAG
- a CDS encoding aminotransferase class III-fold pyridoxal phosphate-dependent enzyme has product MTSPVNWLEYDVETMVENDNNSLWHHLKSHTVFKEKEQMIVVGGRGLNIYDIRGNEYLDATSGGVWSVMVGYGRESIARAVYEQLKQMPYFAGAYGSIPAIKFAAKLLELLPRHGKIYFSSSGSEANEKAFKMVRLASRICNQRKGKYKILYRDRDYHGTTIATMSACGQFERKKGFGPFVEGFAQVPHCLCYRCPFDKSYPGCDIDCARAVEEVILKEGPDTVGGFIVEPITAGGGIIPPVKEYFPMVQEICKKYGVWIIMDEVVCGFGRTGKFWGHDHYDVDPDIITMAKGLASSYEALSATAVKQEIYDIFLNDTANPEEQTNFFRDISTYGGCTAPMAAALESTRIIEDEHLVENSREKGILLLEHLKALTSLPVVGDVRGVGLFCGLEIVVDKEKKTPPSERQMAALMGNILAEKVIVGRTNSSLPGMNTTLYFVPCLTVSEAEIDTMVTAVANAIKKTF; this is encoded by the coding sequence ATGACATCACCTGTCAACTGGCTCGAATATGACGTTGAAACCATGGTGGAAAACGATAATAACAGCCTGTGGCATCATCTGAAATCCCACACCGTGTTTAAAGAAAAAGAGCAGATGATCGTTGTGGGGGGCCGGGGCTTGAACATTTACGACATCCGGGGCAACGAATACCTGGATGCCACCTCAGGCGGTGTATGGAGCGTCATGGTGGGATACGGCAGGGAATCCATTGCCCGGGCGGTCTATGAGCAGTTAAAACAGATGCCCTACTTTGCCGGTGCCTACGGCTCCATTCCGGCCATCAAATTTGCCGCCAAATTGCTGGAACTTTTGCCCCGCCATGGAAAAATATACTTTTCCAGTTCCGGCTCCGAAGCCAATGAAAAAGCGTTCAAAATGGTGAGACTGGCCTCACGAATTTGTAACCAGCGCAAAGGCAAATACAAAATACTTTACCGGGACCGTGACTATCACGGCACCACCATCGCCACCATGAGCGCCTGCGGCCAGTTTGAACGGAAAAAGGGATTCGGGCCATTTGTGGAGGGCTTTGCGCAAGTGCCCCACTGCCTGTGCTACCGCTGCCCCTTTGACAAGAGCTATCCGGGATGTGATATCGACTGCGCCCGGGCCGTGGAAGAGGTCATTTTAAAAGAAGGGCCGGACACTGTGGGCGGATTTATCGTGGAGCCCATCACAGCGGGCGGCGGAATCATCCCGCCGGTCAAAGAGTATTTTCCCATGGTCCAGGAAATCTGTAAAAAATATGGGGTATGGATCATCATGGATGAGGTGGTATGCGGATTTGGCCGCACCGGAAAATTCTGGGGGCATGATCACTACGATGTGGACCCGGACATCATCACCATGGCCAAGGGATTGGCAAGCTCCTACGAAGCCCTTTCCGCCACCGCCGTAAAGCAGGAGATCTATGATATTTTCCTCAATGACACCGCCAATCCCGAAGAACAGACCAACTTTTTCCGGGATATCAGCACCTATGGCGGCTGTACCGCCCCCATGGCTGCGGCCCTGGAGAGTACCCGCATCATTGAAGACGAGCATCTTGTGGAAAACAGCCGAGAAAAAGGAATACTGCTGCTTGAGCACCTCAAGGCACTTACATCTTTACCTGTGGTTGGCGATGTCAGGGGGGTGGGACTTTTTTGCGGTCTGGAGATCGTTGTGGACAAAGAGAAGAAAACACCGCCCAGTGAACGACAGATGGCAGCACTGATGGGCAACATCCTTGCCGAAAAAGTAATTGTGGGCAGAACCAACAGCAGCCTGCCGGGCATGAACACGACTTTATATTTTGTTCCCTGCCTCACCGTGTCCGAAGCTGAGATTGACACCATGGTCACGGCCGTTGCCAACGCCATCAAAAAAACATTTTAA